In Porites lutea chromosome 7, jaPorLute2.1, whole genome shotgun sequence, a single window of DNA contains:
- the LOC140944335 gene encoding adenosine receptor A3-like — protein MEMRNTSSAGENYISYSQIFCSAKDLAGLHKELITLSVFNTTLAFIAFIGNALILFALHKETSLHSPTKLLLRNLSVSDLLVGVISEPLVVAYWMSVVFKQWSICRLTLGSTFISTYILGPVSLLTLTSISVDRLLALTLGLRYRQVVTLKRTWVIVISFWVLSSIAATMYLWDYHIPLWYGNIVTPLCLVTSIFSYTKIYLKLRHHRVQVQAHINQGAHLNIERHKKAVSSAMWLQFTLVLCYLPAGLVGELWANSKFSSSLYLARQCASTLVFLNSSLNPLLYCWKIKEVRQAVKDTIRQLFSSSS, from the coding sequence ATGGAAATGAGAAATACATCAAGCGCGGGTGAAAACTACATTTCATACAGTCAGATTTTCTGCTCTGCCAAAGACTTGGCGGGACTACACAAAGAGCTGATAACTCTTTCTGTGTTCAATACTACTTTGGCCTTCATTGCTTTTATAGGAAATGCGCTGATACTTTTTGCTCTTCACAAGGAAACTTCGCTTCATTCGCCGACCAAACTCTTACTCCGCAATCTATCAGTAAGCGACCTCTTAGTTGGTGTAATCTCTGAGCCCCTTGTTGTTGCATACTGGATGTCCGTGGTGTTCAAGCAATGGAGCATATGTCGCCTTACACTTGGTTCAACTTTTATATCTACTTACATTTTGGGTCCGGTGTCGTTGCTGACTCTAACGTctataagcgtggacagacttcttgcGCTAACTTTGGGTCttagatacagacaagttgtaactttgaagCGAACTTGGGTAATTGTCATTAGTTTTTGGGTTCTGTCTTCAATTGCTGCCACAATGTACCTTTGGGATTACCATATACCTTTGTGGTATGGCAATATAGTTACGCCTTTATGCCTGGTCACTTCAATCTTCTCCTACACAAAGATTTATTTGAAACTCCGCCATCACCGAGTCCAAGTCCAAGCCCATATAAATCAAGGAGCTCATCTGAATATAGAGCGTCACAAGAAAGCAGTTTCTAGCGCGATGTGGCTGCAATTTACTTTGGTTCTTTGCTATTTGCCAGCAGGTCTTGTGGGAGAATTGTGGGCTAACAGCAAATTCTCGTCTTCTTTATATCTTGCTAGGCAATGTGCGTCGACTCTAGTTTTCTTAAACTCCTCATTAAATCCGTTGTTGTACTGCTGGAAGATCAAAGAGGTGAGGCAGGCAGTAAAAGACACAATCAGACAACTTTTCAGTTCATCGAGCTAG
- the LOC140944334 gene encoding adenosine receptor A2b-like produces MTAAGKDSAYEKLYCSAEHLTGMRGGLISLSVLNIFLSLTAIIGNVLIQVALYKETSLHSAMKLLLRSLSVSDLLVGLISVPLAVTYWMSVIFEHWNICPFALGLTVIASYTLGPVSLLTLTAISVDRLLALKLGLRYRQVVTLKRILAIVISFWVVSFISATIYLWDLHITLLCGSAITGLCLVTSVYSYTRIYLELRHHQIQVQGRASHEQVSQEYPLNVARYRKAVSSTLWLQGTLILCYLPIAIVGSMWIQNYSEFSSSMYLARQWAASLVFLNSSLNPVLYFWKIREVRQAVKVTIKHLCGPSTMN; encoded by the coding sequence ATGACAGCAGCTGGGAAGGATAGTGCGTACGAAAAGTTATATTGTTCAGCCGAGCATCTGACCGGAATGCGCGGGGGGCTAATATCTCTATCAGTATTGAACATATTTTTGTCCTTGACGGCAATTATTGGGAATGTTCTGATCCAAGTTGCTCTCTACAAGGAGACTTCCCTTCACTCCGCGATGAAACTTTTGCTTCGAAGCCTTTCAGTAAGCGACCTACTAGTTGGTCTCATCTCAGTGCCTCTGGCTGTTACTTACTGGATGTCTGTGATCTTCGAGCATTGGAATATTTGTCCCTTTGCCCTTGGTTTAACTGTTATAGCAAGCTACACATTGGGGCCAGTGTCTTTACTAACATtaactgcaataagcgtggacagacttctcgcgcTAAAGTTAGGCCTCAGATAccgacaagttgtaactttgaagCGAATTTTGGCGATTGTCATTAGCTTTTGGGTTGTGTCTTTCATTTCTGCGACGATATACCTTTGGGATTTGCATATAACTTTGTTGTGTGGCAGTGCCATTACTGGTCTGTGTTTAGTGACGTCAGTCTATTCTTACACAAGGATTTACCTTGAACTCCGCCATCATCAAATTCAAGTACAAGGCCGTGCGTCACATGAACAAGTGAGTCAAGAATATCCCCTGAACGTGGCGCGTTACAGAAAAGCCGTATCGAGTACCCTGTGGCTTCAGGGGACACTGATTCTTTGTTATTTGCCGATCGCTATAGTCGGATCTATGTGGATTCAGAACTATAGTGAATTCTCCTCGTCTATGTACCTCGCGAGACAGTGGGCGGCATCTCTCGTGTTCTTAAACTCGTCATTAAACCCAGTCCTCTACTTTTGGAAGATTAGAGAAGTAAGACAAGCAGTAAAGGTCACAATCAAACATCTTTGCGGCCCATCGACGATGAATTAG